A portion of the Bulleidia sp. zg-1006 genome contains these proteins:
- a CDS encoding LCP family protein has translation MVKKKNHIDFRRATWILLLLCSIVALIVLKFSPFVPFRWWVIAVLIVAILLLYRLLLSTTKKRYWFSKITIGLNLIFSACLIVVSIFLPYIKGNIEGIFKRVTEQSTMINVYALTSEYKSAHKDVFKDTNFYDDILNYKDKTFLSQTSSSLEDTKAGLEAVQKKIGTIKLLEKSSPEEAAAALYSNQGQALVLSENVANLLASNEKYKTFLKDTKVVYSFKKTEKLPEVKRRTLQDGTFSLYVAGSDTRSGKLSLKDRFDVNMIVTVNPKTHQILITSIPRDSLVPNLALGGGKDKLTHLGVQGVQNTTKSLNRWLNMEIDNYAIVNFVTFSKIIDALGGIDVDNPYKFVATNAGGYTYPKGKIHLNGAEALGYVRERYSLKDGDFGRGMHQTLVLNAIIRKVSSPSAITKFPALMNSLSGSLLTDADINYFYQLGSETLAADKAWDIINYRITGSVGMFKTASMPSTPLSCVFPNSEQVAKLRQMIQDMENDKVIQNPAKKNTSVKQ, from the coding sequence ATGGTGAAAAAGAAAAATCACATTGATTTTCGAAGAGCAACTTGGATTTTATTATTGTTATGTTCCATTGTAGCTCTTATAGTATTAAAATTTTCCCCTTTCGTGCCATTTAGATGGTGGGTTATAGCTGTATTAATCGTTGCAATTCTCTTACTGTATCGCTTATTACTATCCACCACTAAAAAGCGCTATTGGTTTTCTAAAATTACGATTGGTTTAAACCTTATCTTCTCCGCTTGTTTGATTGTGGTATCGATTTTCTTACCATATATCAAAGGGAATATCGAAGGTATCTTCAAACGTGTTACTGAACAGAGCACCATGATTAATGTCTACGCCCTAACAAGCGAGTATAAATCTGCTCACAAAGATGTCTTTAAGGATACCAATTTCTACGACGATATATTAAATTATAAAGATAAAACTTTCTTATCTCAGACCAGCAGTTCTCTTGAGGACACAAAGGCCGGCTTAGAAGCTGTCCAGAAAAAAATTGGTACTATTAAATTGCTTGAAAAATCCTCTCCGGAAGAAGCAGCCGCGGCTTTATATAGTAACCAAGGTCAAGCCTTAGTGCTTTCAGAAAATGTTGCCAATCTTTTAGCAAGCAATGAGAAATACAAAACTTTCTTAAAAGACACAAAAGTTGTGTATAGCTTTAAAAAGACGGAAAAGCTTCCTGAAGTGAAACGTCGAACTTTACAAGATGGTACCTTCTCTCTCTATGTAGCAGGTAGTGATACCCGTAGTGGTAAGTTATCCTTAAAAGATCGTTTTGATGTCAACATGATTGTGACGGTTAATCCAAAGACACACCAAATCCTAATTACATCTATTCCCCGTGACTCTTTAGTGCCTAACCTTGCTTTAGGTGGTGGAAAGGATAAATTAACGCATCTAGGCGTTCAAGGTGTACAAAATACAACGAAATCTTTAAATCGTTGGTTAAATATGGAAATTGATAATTATGCGATTGTCAATTTCGTTACTTTCTCAAAAATTATTGATGCTTTAGGTGGTATTGATGTCGATAATCCATACAAGTTCGTAGCAACGAATGCGGGAGGCTATACTTATCCTAAGGGTAAGATTCATTTGAATGGTGCAGAAGCACTTGGTTATGTTCGTGAGCGTTATTCTTTAAAAGATGGTGACTTTGGTCGTGGAATGCACCAAACTTTGGTACTAAATGCGATTATCCGTAAGGTAAGTTCTCCATCTGCTATTACGAAGTTTCCTGCTCTTATGAACTCTTTATCCGGTTCTTTATTAACTGATGCTGATATTAATTATTTCTATCAATTAGGTTCTGAAACATTGGCGGCTGATAAAGCTTGGGATATTATCAACTATCGTATCACTGGCAGTGTTGGTATGTTTAAGACAGCTTCGATGCCTAGCACACCATTATCTTGTGTCTTTCCAAATTCAGAGCAAGTAGCCAAATTGAGGCAAATGATTCAAGATATGGAAAATGACAAAGTCATTCAAAATCCAGCTAAGAAAAATACATCTGTGAAACAATAG
- a CDS encoding class Ib ribonucleoside-diphosphate reductase assembly flavoprotein NrdI, whose amino-acid sequence MLLVYASRQGKTEALVNALNVPSTLKLADGSETVNEPYVLVTYSDKVGEVPAIVEKFLSTNHRLLKAIIATGSIERHYETFGYAGLKISQEYHVPLLAIVNGRGSDADEIKIKEMLTTLETKLSQ is encoded by the coding sequence ATGTTACTAGTGTATGCAAGCCGTCAAGGCAAAACAGAAGCTTTAGTCAATGCTTTAAATGTTCCATCGACTCTTAAATTAGCGGATGGAAGTGAAACGGTAAATGAACCTTATGTATTGGTTACCTACTCTGATAAAGTGGGCGAAGTGCCTGCTATTGTTGAAAAATTCTTATCCACAAATCATCGTTTATTAAAGGCTATTATTGCAACCGGTTCTATTGAACGTCATTATGAAACATTTGGTTATGCTGGGCTTAAGATTTCACAAGAGTACCATGTTCCTTTATTAGCGATAGTAAATGGTCGTGGAAGTGATGCAGATGAAATCAAGATTAAAGAAATGTTGACAACTTTAGAAACAAAACTAAGTCAATAA
- a CDS encoding DNA-3-methyladenine glycosylase I: MKRCLWANESDLMKRYHDEEWGRPCFQADSLFEILSLEIFQAGLSRSTILKRREGIRRAFDDFHIEKVASYSENDVKRLLNDNFVIHYERKIRAIIHNATLIKKMGEANFVQYCWSFVQGKPRIYHNKGSIGHDELSDLVSQSLKERGFQFCGSTTIYSFLSAGGIINNHEEDCVLK; the protein is encoded by the coding sequence ATGAAACGATGTTTATGGGCCAATGAAAGTGATTTAATGAAACGATATCATGATGAAGAATGGGGAAGACCATGTTTCCAAGCGGATTCATTATTTGAAATACTTTCATTAGAAATTTTCCAAGCCGGTTTAAGCCGGTCAACTATTTTAAAAAGAAGAGAAGGAATTCGTAGGGCCTTTGATGACTTTCATATTGAAAAAGTAGCTTCTTATAGTGAAAATGATGTTAAGCGCTTATTAAACGATAACTTTGTCATTCATTATGAAAGAAAAATAAGAGCAATTATTCATAATGCGACTTTAATTAAAAAAATGGGGGAAGCGAATTTTGTGCAGTATTGCTGGTCTTTTGTCCAAGGAAAACCACGTATTTATCATAATAAAGGTTCTATTGGTCATGATGAACTTAGTGATTTAGTCAGCCAATCTTTAAAAGAAAGAGGTTTTCAATTTTGTGGATCGACAACCATTTATTCTTTTTTATCAGCTGGCGGTATCATCAACAACCATGAAGAAGACTGTGTGCTAAAATAA
- a CDS encoding iron-containing alcohol dehydrogenase: MENFVHDIPTKLYFGKGMISHLEESLKSFGKRVLLTYGGGSIKRVGLYDEVLEILTKAGFEVFECAGIEPNPRVESVARGADICKKEKIDVILSVGGGSVLDCSKAIAVGAYFNGDDYWQMVLASNGSQKALPLVAIMTMAATGSEFDSGGVISNMAIHKKIGRTFTFPAVSICDPCYTFTLPAKQSAAGGADMMSHIMEGYFSRTMNADLSEAIEEGILKSVIHNLPIVLQDPTNYEARANLFWNSSIACSGIPEYGKVSSGWPCHAMEHELSAFYDITHGVGLAILTPRWLSYILEKDSSITPRLVKFAKNVWGLENKDETELAKAGIQALYDFFVSVGIPMHLSELGIDETHFEEMAKSCTHPWFDSFVGLSEEDVVCIFKMCL; the protein is encoded by the coding sequence ATGGAAAACTTTGTACACGATATACCAACAAAGTTGTACTTTGGTAAGGGTATGATTTCGCATTTGGAAGAGTCTTTAAAGTCATTTGGTAAACGAGTTCTTTTAACTTATGGTGGTGGTTCTATTAAAAGAGTTGGTCTATATGATGAAGTTCTGGAAATTTTAACTAAAGCCGGCTTTGAAGTGTTTGAATGCGCTGGTATTGAGCCTAATCCACGTGTGGAATCGGTTGCTCGCGGAGCGGATATTTGTAAGAAAGAAAAGATTGATGTGATTTTATCTGTGGGTGGTGGTAGCGTTTTAGACTGTTCCAAAGCTATTGCGGTTGGAGCCTATTTCAATGGTGATGATTATTGGCAAATGGTCTTAGCGTCAAATGGTAGTCAAAAAGCCTTACCGTTGGTTGCCATTATGACGATGGCGGCGACCGGCTCGGAATTTGATAGTGGTGGAGTCATTAGTAATATGGCTATCCATAAAAAGATTGGTCGTACTTTTACTTTTCCAGCTGTATCAATTTGTGATCCATGTTATACATTTACCTTGCCAGCCAAGCAAAGCGCTGCCGGTGGGGCGGATATGATGTCGCATATTATGGAAGGCTATTTTTCTCGTACAATGAATGCAGACTTATCAGAAGCCATTGAAGAAGGTATTTTAAAATCGGTTATTCATAATTTACCAATTGTCTTACAAGATCCGACAAACTATGAAGCAAGAGCGAATTTATTTTGGAATTCATCGATTGCTTGTTCGGGAATACCAGAATATGGGAAAGTATCTTCGGGTTGGCCATGTCATGCGATGGAGCATGAATTATCGGCTTTCTACGATATTACCCATGGTGTTGGTTTAGCCATTTTAACACCGCGCTGGTTAAGTTATATCTTAGAAAAAGATTCAAGTATTACGCCAAGACTGGTGAAGTTTGCGAAAAATGTTTGGGGCTTAGAGAATAAAGATGAAACAGAATTAGCGAAAGCAGGTATTCAAGCCTTGTATGATTTCTTTGTTTCGGTTGGAATTCCAATGCATTTAAGCGAGTTAGGTATTGATGAAACACATTTTGAAGAAATGGCGAAATCTTGTACACATCCATGGTTTGATAGCTTTGTTGGCTTAAGTGAAGAAGATGTGGTATGTATCTTTAAGATGTGTCTTTAA
- a CDS encoding thymidine kinase, translated as MAKLYFYYGAMGSSKTANALMAEYNYRERGQKALLVKTNTDTRDGKHTIKSRMGLEKECVLLTEVCKMNEELKEYDAIIVDEIQFASVEEIDFLVHVVDDLNVPVLCYGLRTDFQLNLFEGSARLMALADTISEVKTVCWCGHKATCNARYNAHGIVREGSQVLLGANDDYIALCRKHFLAGKLHKEDE; from the coding sequence ATGGCAAAGTTATATTTTTATTATGGAGCGATGGGCTCTTCAAAAACAGCGAATGCGTTAATGGCTGAATACAATTATCGTGAACGTGGTCAAAAGGCATTGTTAGTAAAAACCAATACCGATACTCGTGATGGTAAGCATACGATTAAGAGTCGTATGGGTTTAGAAAAAGAATGTGTTTTACTGACAGAAGTTTGTAAGATGAATGAAGAATTGAAGGAGTATGATGCCATTATTGTCGATGAAATTCAATTTGCGAGTGTGGAAGAAATTGATTTCTTAGTACATGTGGTGGATGATTTGAATGTACCGGTGTTGTGTTATGGTTTGCGCACGGATTTTCAATTGAATTTATTTGAAGGAAGTGCTCGTTTAATGGCGCTTGCGGATACGATTAGTGAGGTCAAGACGGTTTGTTGGTGTGGTCATAAAGCAACCTGCAATGCTCGTTATAATGCACATGGTATTGTGCGAGAAGGCTCACAGGTTCTATTAGGGGCAAATGATGATTATATTGCTTTATGCCGTAAGCATTTCTTAGCAGGAAAGCTACATAAAGAGGACGAATAA
- a CDS encoding MATE family efflux transporter, translating into MRSHNMLKGSIWKEILIFFFPILLGYLFQQLYNTVDAMVVGNFVGTIALGAVGGSTSMIINLIIGFVVGLSTGATVIIAQFIGANEKDKVHLTVSTIMLMNIVLGIVLMVLGLIFSEDMLKLLSVPKEMMQDALIYLRIYLLGLIPTMIYNAGAGILRAVGDAKRPLYFLMVASITNIVLDIFLVIYVHLGVAGAAIATVVSQAVTCALTLYIFHDKDEVYYLDLKQMKFDYVLFKRIISIGLPTAIQGSLYSFANLFIQSSVNSYGTVSVASFTAFGKIDMFFWNFSGAMGASCLTFVGQNFGAKQFERVKKGIRIALGMFLLGSINITIVSILFGEQFYRLFTQDSEVVKVGMQILWLVGPFWNAVAFLEIYSASLRAMNVIFVPMIISLIGVVGVRILWILFYPGHSILDTLLVYPISWCLTASFFILFYISGIWKKGRI; encoded by the coding sequence ATGCGTTCTCATAACATGTTAAAGGGTTCCATTTGGAAAGAAATTTTAATTTTTTTCTTTCCAATTTTACTAGGTTATTTATTTCAACAACTGTATAACACAGTGGATGCAATGGTAGTGGGTAACTTTGTTGGAACGATTGCTTTAGGAGCCGTTGGCGGCTCAACTTCAATGATTATTAATTTAATCATTGGTTTTGTGGTTGGTTTAAGTACTGGAGCAACAGTCATTATCGCTCAATTTATTGGTGCTAATGAGAAAGATAAGGTGCATTTAACAGTTTCAACGATAATGCTTATGAATATTGTGTTAGGAATTGTGCTCATGGTATTAGGACTCATTTTTTCAGAAGATATGCTGAAATTATTGTCTGTTCCAAAAGAAATGATGCAAGATGCTCTTATTTATCTACGTATTTATTTATTAGGCTTGATTCCCACCATGATTTATAACGCTGGTGCAGGCATTTTAAGAGCGGTTGGTGATGCGAAAAGACCTTTATATTTCTTGATGGTGGCATCTATCACAAATATTGTTTTAGATATTTTTCTGGTTATTTATGTGCATCTTGGTGTAGCTGGAGCAGCGATAGCGACGGTTGTTTCACAAGCGGTCACCTGTGCTTTAACGCTGTACATCTTTCATGATAAAGATGAGGTGTATTACTTGGATTTAAAACAGATGAAGTTTGATTATGTTCTGTTTAAACGCATTATTAGTATTGGTTTGCCAACCGCTATTCAAGGCTCACTTTATTCCTTTGCGAATTTATTCATTCAATCTAGTGTGAATAGTTATGGGACAGTTTCTGTCGCTTCTTTTACAGCCTTTGGTAAGATTGATATGTTCTTTTGGAATTTTTCCGGTGCCATGGGGGCTTCTTGTTTGACCTTTGTTGGTCAAAACTTTGGCGCAAAACAATTTGAACGGGTGAAAAAAGGAATTCGTATTGCTTTAGGAATGTTCCTACTTGGTTCGATTAATATTACGATAGTATCTATTTTATTTGGTGAACAATTTTATCGCTTATTTACTCAAGATTCAGAGGTGGTAAAGGTAGGTATGCAGATATTGTGGCTAGTTGGTCCATTCTGGAATGCGGTGGCTTTCTTGGAAATCTATTCGGCTTCTTTAAGAGCGATGAATGTGATTTTTGTGCCAATGATTATATCGTTGATTGGTGTTGTTGGCGTGCGTATTCTTTGGATTCTTTTCTATCCGGGACATTCAATTTTGGATACTTTATTGGTGTATCCAATCTCTTGGTGTTTGACTGCTTCTTTCTTTATTCTCTTTTATATCAGTGGTATTTGGAAAAAGGGAAGGATTTAA